One Oenanthe melanoleuca isolate GR-GAL-2019-014 chromosome 3, OMel1.0, whole genome shotgun sequence DNA segment encodes these proteins:
- the OTOR gene encoding LOW QUALITY PROTEIN: otoraplin (The sequence of the model RefSeq protein was modified relative to this genomic sequence to represent the inferred CDS: inserted 2 bases in 1 codon; deleted 1 base in 1 codon; substituted 1 base at 1 genomic stop codon), giving the protein MAQSVYLMILLLCLRLVCPLATGIFMEKLTSQKLCTDDDCVSKXIYTNFHATVEEDYNASDSRFINIKKGQLIYVYSKLMNEKDXGEFWAASVYRKHYEDHMGTVDYFPASLESEQHVYQEANKTLSTRVKNLQKPSWLHNYTWLCNSNLL; this is encoded by the exons ATGGCACAAAGTGTTTATTTGATGATTTTACTTTTGTGTCTCAGATTAGTGTGTCCTCTTGCAACTGGAATTTTTATGGAGAAGCTTACCAGCCAGAAGCTGTGTACTGATGATGACTGTGTCTCTAAGTAAATTT acACCAATTTCCATGCCACAGTAGAAGAGGATTATAATGCTTCAGATTCCAGATTCATTAATATTAAGAAGGGGCAGTTGATTTATGTTTACTCAAAACTAATGAATGAAAAAGA TGGAGAattctgggctgcaagt GTTTATAGAAAGCATTATGAAGACCATATGGGGACAGTTGATTATTTCCCT GCCAGTTTAGAGTCAGAACAACATGTCTATCAAGAAGCAAATAAGACTCTTTCTACAAGGGTAAAGAATTTACAAAAGCCCAGCTGGCTACATAATTATACTTGGCTATGTAATTCTAATTTGCTGTAA
- the SNRPB2 gene encoding U2 small nuclear ribonucleoprotein B'': MDIRPNHTIYINNINDKIKKEELKRSLYALFSQFGHVVDIVALKTMKMRGQAFVIFKELGSSTNALRQLQGFPFYGKPMRIQYAKTDSDIISKMRGTFADKEKRKEKKKAKTLEQSANTPNKKVIQGAAQNSANAPGTTPQNQVPDNPPNYILFLNNLPEETNEMMLSMLFNQFPGFKEVRLVPGRHDIAFVEFENENQAGAARDALQGFKITPSHAMKITYAKK, encoded by the exons ATGGACATCAGGCCGAACCACACCATCTACATCAATAACATCAATGACAAGATCAAGAAGGAAG AGCTGAAGAGGTCCCTTTATGCGTTATTCTCACAGTTTGGTCATGTGGTCGATATTGTGGCTTTAAAGACCATGAAGATGAGAGGACAAGCATTTGTTATATTTAAAGAACTTGGATCATCTACCAATGCTCTGAGACAGCTACAAGGCTTTCCGTTTTATGGGAAACCAATG cGTATTCAGTATGCAAAAACAGACTCTGATATAATCTCTAAAATGCGTGGGACTTTTGCtgataaggaaaaaagaaaggaaaagaagaaagccaAAACTCTAGAGCAGTCAGCAAACACACCAAATAAAAAGGTTATCCAG ggagcagcacagaattcAGCCAATGCCCCAGGGACTACACCACAGAATCAG GTGCCTGATAACCCGCCAAACTATATCCTTTTCCTTAATAATTTGCCTGAGGAAACAAATGAGATGATGCTGTCCATGTTATTTAATCA GTTTCCTGGATTCAAAGAAGTACGCTTAGTACCAGGGCGCCATGACATCGCATTCGTGGAGTTTGAAAATGAGAATCAAGCAGGGGCTGCTCGAGATGCTCTCCAAGGATTCAAGATCACTCCATCTCATGCCATGAAAATCACTTATGCGAAGAAATAG